Within Tenebrio molitor chromosome 3, icTenMoli1.1, whole genome shotgun sequence, the genomic segment AGGATCGATATTTGAAGACGTGAGTAACGAGCAGAGGCCCTCCTTGGGTATATAATTTTTGAGTTTCAGCCGTCTGAAATGCTCAAGATTTGGACAGAAGAATTTCTATCGACCGTCACGAAATTGGACCCGAAATTCATCGCCCTACACTGCCAGGAAGTCGGCGGAAAAAACTACGAGAACAGCATGAAACACGTCGAGCATTTCGTCAAGTTGCTCATGTTGAGCAACGAGTTGAGACTGTTTGACAAAATCAGGGTATTTCTGGACGAGGATTACAGTTCGGCCGAAAATTTCACTGTTATACGCCCGACCGCACctaaattgcatttttaacgCTGACGGTTTCAGGCTCTGGGTAATCTCTATTTCATTCACGAGTCGCTCGAGAACGTGCTCATTTGGGATTTCAACGATCTCAAATTCGTACCGGTGGAAGGCAAGGAGATCAATTCGGGCAACATCGAGGCTGTGGTCACCAAAGAGAAAGCCAAATTCCCCCAGGATTTTTTCCCCGAGGTTGGTACTCCAAAAGTCACCAACTCGCCTCtccctaacctcactttgcaGTGCAAATGGTCCAGAAAGGGGTTCATGCGGACGCGCTGGTCGCTCCAAGGCACCGTTCTCGACCTGATCAACATCCACTTGTTCCACGACGCCTCCAATTTCATCGCCATGGAGTCCTACCCCTCGGTCTACTGCAAAAACCGGCGTCGAGCCCTCGAACACACCCTCCAAAGATTCCACAATGACACGTACGGCAAGGCTCCGTACTTCGTTTTCGGCGATTTCAATTTTAGGACAGACACTGAAAGTGTCATCAAAGTACGCACCCAACCTCGCTTTTGCAAATACGTGAACGCCGCCATTTTCAGAAACTGACGGAAGGTCTGACCACCACCAGACTGCAGAACAACAAGAATAACGATCACACCAAGCTGCAGTTCGCCAACGAGGAGAGCGAACTGGTATTGACCGTGGGCAAGAAGGAGTTCAACCACTTGGACCACCAGAAGGTCTTCCTGACGCCGTCGCCTACCTGGGTAACCACTTAATACCTCAGCCACAAAACGACGAGAAACTAAAATATCGTTTTATTTGTTTCGAGCTGGGCGAGATCTGCGCTTTTGACAGATGTAGTCGAGCGGTGCGCCCTCTACAACACACTTACCGACACTGTAATTGACGGTTTGACTTGAAGGTTATTTTTGTTGCAGCTGAAACCGTTCGATAAGGAACTGGAAGCTTTTGACAAGTACCTGACCGAGTACCCCATAACGTTCCCGCCGTCTTACCCGTTTGAGGAGAAAATCTTGCACGCTCGGAGTTACATGCAGACAAGATGTCCAGCTTGGTGTGACCGCGTCCTCATGAGTCACACCGCCAAGCAGCTCGTCAGCGAAGACGATAGGGTCGAATACGGTCTGATAGGGTTGGACACGTGCATGGGAGACCACAAGGTATGTCGGTTGCTCAACACCACCTTTGGGACGTTTCCCGTATGATTTCGTTTTTCTCTCTGTGATTTGTGCAGCCAGTTTTTCTGGATTTTCACATATTGGTAAACGAATAAGGTATTTCATTCTGCCTTGTGTTTGTTTGGTAGTTAGTTTGGAGGAGTTGTAGACGACCTTGAGGTAGACTCACACTGGCAAAAATCACCTAACCTAAAAATCGACCGCCGAGAGCAACCCCGACCCGGCgtgcataaaaaaatgtttgttttatcgTGCCCGTTGGGTTGGTCGTGTCGGGTGGGTTGCGCTCGGGCGACAGCAGCGCCGTCCGACGGCGCCCCGCGAGGTAAAGTCCGATTTGCCGTCGCAAATCGGCCTTTATCCCGCTCTTCCGTGGCTAATGCCCCCTTGTGTCCTTGCAGCCGGTTTACCTCCGTCTGGAGCTGAGAACCAATTCAGGTACGGTTAAATGTTGCGATCACGCCCCTTACGAATGCTTGCCTGCTACTTGCCAGTGTTGCCAGACTTTCGCTTCCGTAACCATAAACGTAGTAGACATGAGCGATTACAGCAGAAGAAAGAGTTTCTCGAACGTGACGATCGATTCGAAACTGCTGCACGAACCGATCACCAGAGACATGCTCTCGCACGAGCCGTACACGCCGGAGAGCGCCGAATCGCGCTCCCCGGTCCCCGACGACAAAGACAAGCACCTGACCAAGAGCGAGTCGGTGTCGGCGGCGCAGCTGAAGAGCCGCCTCGAGTACATCCTCAAGCTCGAGCGCAAGTTCCCGATGACCAGGTCGGTCTCGGCGAACGTCGAGGTCAAGGGCTCCAACGAAAACTTCTTCAGGAACAGGGCCATGTCGGAGGTCCCCAAAGTCAGGAAGATGAGACTGATCTCGACGACGAGCTCGGGCTCGATGCACCGCTACCAGAGCCACCACAGCTCGTCCGACGAGGACTGGTACGAGTACGAAGAGACGGGGAGCGCGAGCAGCGAGGGGGCGATAGAGGAGTCCGACGAGAAGAAGTCGGAGATATTCAACGACTTCCGCACCGGTACAGACAAGTTCAAGGAGAAGAGGCGCAAC encodes:
- the 5PtaseI gene encoding inositol polyphosphate-5-phosphatase A isoform X5 translates to MGSPSIPALLVTANVGSIFEDPSEMLKIWTEEFLSTVTKLDPKFIALHCQEVGGKNYENSMKHVEHFVKLLMLSNELRLFDKIRVFLDEDYSSAENFTALGNLYFIHESLENVLIWDFNDLKFVPVEGKEINSGNIEAVVTKEKAKFPQDFFPECKWSRKGFMRTRWSLQGTVLDLINIHLFHDASNFIAMESYPSVYCKNRRRALEHTLQRFHNDTYGKAPYFVFGDFNFRTDTESVIKKLTEGLTTTRLQNNKNNDHTKLQFANEESELVLTVGKKEFNHLDHQKVFLTPSPTWLKPFDKELEAFDKYLTEYPITFPPSYPFEEKILHARSYMQTRCPAWCDRVLMSHTAKQLVSEDDRVEYGLIGLDTCMGDHKA
- the 5PtaseI gene encoding inositol polyphosphate-5-phosphatase A isoform X1, which codes for MGSPSIPALLVTANVGSIFEDPSEMLKIWTEEFLSTVTKLDPKFIALHCQEVGGKNYENSMKHVEHFVKLLMLSNELRLFDKIRVFLDEDYSSAENFTALGNLYFIHESLENVLIWDFNDLKFVPVEGKEINSGNIEAVVTKEKAKFPQDFFPECKWSRKGFMRTRWSLQGTVLDLINIHLFHDASNFIAMESYPSVYCKNRRRALEHTLQRFHNDTYGKAPYFVFGDFNFRTDTESVIKKLTEGLTTTRLQNNKNNDHTKLQFANEESELVLTVGKKEFNHLDHQKVFLTPSPTWLKPFDKELEAFDKYLTEYPITFPPSYPFEEKILHARSYMQTRCPAWCDRVLMSHTAKQLVSEDDRVEYGLIGLDTCMGDHKPVYLRLELRTNSGTVKCCDHAPYECLPATCQCCQTFASVTINVVDMSDYSRRKSFSNVTIDSKLLHEPITRDMLSHEPYTPESAESRSPVPDDKDKHLTKSESVSAAQLKSRLEYILKLERKFPMTRSVSANVEVKGSNENFFRNRAMSEVPKVRKMRLISTTSSGSMHRYQSHHSSSDEDWYEYEETGSASSEGAIEESDEKKSEIFNDFRTGTDKFKEKRRNRMNCCCVM
- the 5PtaseI gene encoding inositol polyphosphate-5-phosphatase A isoform X4, with protein sequence MGSPSIPALLVTANVGSIFEDPSEMLKIWTEEFLSTVTKLDPKFIALHCQEVGGKNYENSMKHVEHFVKLLMLSNELRLFDKIRVFLDEDYSSAENFTALGNLYFIHESLENVLIWDFNDLKFVPVEGKEINSGNIEAVVTKEKAKFPQDFFPECKWSRKGFMRTRWSLQGTVLDLINIHLFHDASNFIAMESYPSVYCKNRRRALEHTLQRFHNDTYGKAPYFVFGDFNFRTDTESVIKKLTEGLTTTRLQNNKNNDHTKLQFANEESELVLTVGKKEFNHLDHQKVFLTPSPTWLKPFDKELEAFDKYLTEYPITFPPSYPFEEKILHARSYMQTRCPAWCDRVLMSHTAKQLVSEDDRVEYGLIGLDTCMGDHKLVWRSCRRP
- the 5PtaseI gene encoding inositol polyphosphate-5-phosphatase A isoform X2, which produces MGSPSIPALLVTANVGSIFEDPSEMLKIWTEEFLSTVTKLDPKFIALHCQEVGGKNYENSMKHVEHFVKLLMLSNELRLFDKIRVFLDEDYSSAENFTALGNLYFIHESLENVLIWDFNDLKFVPVEGKEINSGNIEAVVTKEKAKFPQDFFPECKWSRKGFMRTRWSLQGTVLDLINIHLFHDASNFIAMESYPSVYCKNRRRALEHTLQRFHNDTYGKAPYFVFGDFNFRTDTESVIKKLTEGLTTTRLQNNKNNDHTKLQFANEESELVLTVGKKEFNHLDHQKVFLTPSPTWLKPFDKELEAFDKYLTEYPITFPPSYPFEEKILHARSYMQTRCPAWCDRVLMSHTAKQLVSEDDRVEYGLIGLDTCMGDHKPVYLRLELRTNSGLSLSATNSLKLADTKVTRVQEKVDPRTRYIYIQNIDNPVKIFRETAV
- the 5PtaseI gene encoding inositol polyphosphate-5-phosphatase A isoform X3, with translation MGSPSIPALLVTANVGSIFEDPSEMLKIWTEEFLSTVTKLDPKFIALHCQEVGGKNYENSMKHVEHFVKLLMLSNELRLFDKIRVFLDEDYSSAENFTALGNLYFIHESLENVLIWDFNDLKFVPVEGKEINSGNIEAVVTKEKAKFPQDFFPECKWSRKGFMRTRWSLQGTVLDLINIHLFHDASNFIAMESYPSVYCKNRRRALEHTLQRFHNDTYGKAPYFVFGDFNFRTDTESVIKKLTEGLTTTRLQNNKNNDHTKLQFANEESELVLTVGKKEFNHLDHQKVFLTPSPTWLKPFDKELEAFDKYLTEYPITFPPSYPFEEKILHARSYMQTRCPAWCDRVLMSHTAKQLVSEDDRVEYGLIGLDTCMGDHKPVFLDFHILVNE